The window CCTACGGACGCAAGCGCCAGGACGAACAGACGACCGGGCATCGAGCTATGCCCTTCCCTTCCTCCGAAAAGCGGATAAATGTCCCTCGTGAATATGGCGCTGAGTGTCAACAACTGAGAGTCCATGGTTGACATCAGGGCCGCAAGGCCGGCCGAGATGATGAGCGCTCCCATAAAATCGCCGCCAATCCGGCTCATCATCAGAGGAAGAATCCGATCGGTTTCCTTTCCTGTAAGACCGGGAAAGGAAAGATGCCCCAGGACCCCCAGGGTCACGGGCAGAAAAAACACCAGGGTACAGATGAAAGGGTAGAACATCATCGTACGCCGGATGGCGGTCGGGTTCCGCGCGCTGAAAAATCGCTGCAGTAACTGGGGAAACATCGGATCGCAAAAGAACCAGAGCATAAGGAAGCTAAACCAGAGAGACGCTCCAAAACGTCCCTCACCTCCGGGCCGGGACAGGAGTTCCGGCCATCCTTCCCGAATGGCTTGGTTAGCCACGGAAAACCCGCCGAAGTGCTGCGCCACAAGCAGGAGGGCCGCCACCATCATAATGACCATGAACAATCCCTGAAACACATCCGTCCAGGCCACCGCCTTCATGCCGCCGCGAAACGTGTATAAGACAATGGCCAGGGTGATGATGGTTGCGCCCAGTGCATGCGGCATTCCGAACAGTTCGCTCAACGCATATCCGCCGGCCATGGGCTGCAGCGCCAGGTAGGGGATTGTGAACACAACCATTACGAGCGCGAACAAGACGGATAACGGCCGGCTGTTATAGAGAGAAGCCACCAATTCCGCCGGGGATACGATGCCTCTGACTTTCCCCACCTGCCAGATTCTTTTCCCGATCAGCCAAAACGTGAGCGCCATGAAACCCGTCCCGAATCCAACGATGGGAAAGAATGCATAGCCGTCTCGATACCCGGCGCCGGAGGCCCCAAATACGGTGAACGCCGAAAAATTCGTTGCGGCCATGGTCCCGAGAAAAACAAAGCTTCCGAGTCCTCGTCCGGCAAGAAAGTATTCTTCCGGTGTGGCTTTCCAGCGCGTTCTTGCGACGAACCCTATGGCGAGAACTGAAATAAAGTAGACAGAGATGACGATGATACGAACTTCCATGCCTTGACGCCCTCCTCCCAAATAAAAAAGGCCACCCCACAAGTTGGGATGGCCAGGACCTAAACATAACTTGCATGCTGCGCAAATTTTGGACAGAATCATAGCAGGCGGTTCGAGAAAATACAACTGGAAACTGGGATTGATTTCACCCGCCGGATCGCTGACTTCAGGAGGTGATGGTGTGAGTTGGAGAATCGCTACATTCAATGCCAATTCGATCCGGACGCGGCTCCACGTCGTGTTGAACTGGCTGCAAAAGCACCGCCCGGATGCGCTGTGCCTGCAGGAAACCAAGGTCCAGGATCCGGACTTCCCCGTCGATGCTTTCCGCGAGACCGGATACCAGATCGTTTACCATGGGCAGAAAAGCTATAATGGAGTGGCCTTGGCCACCTTGAGACCGCCTGATGACGTTCGGATCGGCTTCGATGACGGCGAAGGGGAAACGGAAGCCCGGATACTGACCGCTCGAGTTGACGGAATCTTCATCGTAAATACGTACGTTCCGCAGGGCAGAGAGCCGGACACGGAGTTTTTTCAAGCCAAGATTCGGTTTTTTGAACGACTGAAACGGTTCTTCCAGCGGAATTTCACTTTGGACAGCCTTCTTGCCTGGGCCGGGGACTTCAACGTTGCCCCGGAACCCACCGACGTGTTCGATCCCGATCGGCTGCGGGGACACGTGGGCTTCCATCCGGATGAGCATCGAGCGCTGGGGCAAGTGAAGGACTGGGGGTTCACGGATGTCTTTCGCAAACACAACCCGGACCCCAAACAGTACACGTTCTGGGATTATCGGCTTCCCAAATCGTTCGAGCGCAATCTCGGCTGGCGCCTGGATCATATCTGGACCAGCCGGGCTCTGACGGATCGCTCCGTCGGCGCCTGGATTGACCGCGAACCGAGGGGATCGGAAAAACCTTCGGATCATACCTTCCTGATCGCGGATTTTGACTTGGAACGCCGGACTTCTTAGAGCCGAGGACAACATCGGTCCCCATCCCCATGACGGCTGATCATGGATTGGAACCAGGGGAACATTTCAAAGTCCGTCCGGGAAATGAGAAACCCCACCAGCAAAGGGGTGAACTGGTGGGGCAGAAGGGCGATTAAGCAGGCCATGAGTACCCCTTTCTGTGACTTAAAGCAAGTATCGTGCCTGAATCGCGGCTTGATACATAGCCCGGAAACACGGTCTTTTGAAGGGAATGTAACCTACAGTCGGATTTTATGTTACAATAAAGATATTCGGGTATCCTTTCCGTTACTCGAAGGAATGAATCGGGACACTTCGGAGGCTGGCAAGAGTCGGAGCTTGAAACAGCCGCAGTATTCTTCTAAATTGGTGTCAGTCTTACGACACAACCGTCAACCTTTTCTACACCGCCGGCTGCCCACGTTGCAGTTGGGTTTGTTTGCCATCGGGACGTTCTGACGGCTGTATGGACAATCATCGATTTAGAAGATTACCGGCAGTTGAGTTCCGCTTCTCGCCTCCGACGCGGCGAACTGCCGGTCCAAGGAACGAGGGAACGCCATTCATGAGATGGGCTCGGACAGGTCTGGGAATTCTGTTGATCCTGTGTTTCGCGAGCGCGTGCTCGCGGCCTCCCAGCAAGGAGGCAATCGAGTTTCAAAACCGTGTGATTTCCGATCTAGGGGAATTGGTGCCGCCCCTCGTGCAGGTTTTGCCTACCAAGTCGACGGATTCCGTGTCAAAGCTCCTAGTGGGGTTCTTCAACGCGAACCCGAACCGGGCAAAGCTTTTTGCCGGCTTCATCGTGTTCGATGACGAAGGACGAGTAATCAGCGCCTACAGCCCTTTTGAAGACGCCACTCAGGTCAACGGCCAAGACTTCTCCAGTTACGAAGAAGTGAAACGCACACTCAAAAAGCACGACACTACCACGATGGTGCTCTACTATCTTTCCAACGGCCGAAGAATGACCCTCCCGGCCGTCAACCTGCCCCTCAAAAAAGGGGGCGCTTTCGAGGGGATCCTGTCGGCGTTCTTTCTGAAATCGGCTCTGGACGAGGAATACAGAATTTCGCTGGAGGACTTCAGACGGCTGAAATTCAGTGACCTCCGGGCCGGCTGAACCGGGAAGAATCCCCCGTATCGATGTAGAGTCCTCATCCACGGCCCACGCCCCCCGGAGGTCCTTCAGAATAGGCTTCACGGACCCATGACCGTGTCGGCATTGCCCCTCGAAGCCTGAACGGAAAACGGTAGAGAAGATGCGGAGGGCGAACGTTTCTGCCCGTGAAAGATGACGGCAGTTTATGGTCGGCGAGGAAGCGGATCGCTCATTCCGCTCCTTCCCGGTCCCGCTCGAAGGTGTTCACACGAAAAGATCCGGGCGCATCCCGTTGGAATGGGCCGATATCGTAGGCATTCCGATAGGCTGCGCATCGGCGGCAATTGTCGATATGTGCCACCTCGCCCCCAGCCTCTTCCTATGACCGGGGAAAAGCTCCATTACTGCCTTTGGGACAGGTAGGCGTTTACCAGGCCGAGTCGCCGGTCCATCAGCGAGTCCATGGTGCGCCACAGCTTCTGCTCCTTCAGTATGTCCCCTTGTACGATGCTTTCGTGGATCCGCTGTCTTAACTTGCTGATCACGTTATTCATCACCCTTATTTTGGTCTTGATGTCGTAGCAATACATCCTATTCTCCACGAACGGTACATACGCTGTTTCGAGTTCAGGCGCCGCTGTCTTGCTTTGCTCTTTTCACTAAACCAGGGCGCTGGATTCGACGGTTCTTTCCACGTGCTCGGTCATGTGTCGGCGCCTTGGATCAACACCGCAACCATGAATATGAAACCACCGTAAGAAACGGGTGATTGCAAAAAACGCTCGCAATTGTAAATCAGGTGAGCAAATGGTATGCCAATTTCCAGCACACCGGGCTATCGATGTAACTTTTTGATAATACATCTATTTTATTGGCGAAGCCAAGGTTTGAACGAAACGGGCCATTGATTGGATGTAAAATTTTTCTACGGATTGGTAACTTCGGATGTCACGGAAATGCCCATTTGGTAGGATTCGACACCATCCAAACACGTGAAAGGCTCGTAGCAGCAACGTAAAAGTTTTTTTACCAAAAGCGCCCCCGCGACGGTTGTCCGTATGTCCCTTTCAAACCGCCTGTCTCCCTCCCCTCCCGAGGAGGAAATCGCAGGTCCCGGACAGGGACGGATGTGGGCGCCTCTGTTCCTTGGCGATCAGGCCCTTGTCTTCGAATCGTGATGAACCCGATACGGGCCCATACGCGGTAAGGCCGGGGTGAGGATATAAGACGGGGGATAATCGTAGCGGAGTGGAAGAGATTTTTCCGTCCGAGGAAAGATCCTCAATCAGCCGCACGGCGGATATCCGGATCCCTGAAGGTCGCCTGGAGAGCCGACCGTCGATTTCGAATCAGAGCGGGCGTATCTCCATGAGAACGGTGCCTCCGCGGGGGCTCTTGCAGGGGTCGGGACAGTGCACCAGCGCCACTTCCGGGACGCCCTCCGCCGCCAATCCGAGATTCTCCGCCAGAACACCTTTACTCAAGGCCACGTAGAACGGCATGAGGGCCGAGAGGGAGTGCATGCAGATGGGCAGGTCGCGTTCCGTGCGCAGAACGTATCCCCGGTCAATCAGAAATTCGTCTCCGATTTCGTATACGGAGCACATGCCCCTGATCTCTTTAATCGTTACCTTGAGGCTCCGCAAACCATCTCCTGACCGTGTCTTCGATAAGGGTTTCCCTTCCGGAATAAAAATGATCCGTGCCTTTCAGGATCTCCGCGTCCGCCAGCGTGGGCAGGCTTTGCAGAAACGGCTCCAACCGCTCCAGGGGGCAGAATGGATCCCCATCGGATCCTATTACATAGACCGGTGCTTCCGCTTGGAGCAGACCGCTGAAATCCCAATACGCCAAGGGCGGTGAGACCACCAGTATGCAAGAAGGATGCAAGCGGCTCAAAGTCCGCTCCGCGACCCAGGCCCCGAAAGAGTACCCGGACAGAATGTTCCCGGACAGCCCCCTGGTTTCAAGGTAACGGAAAGCCGCCATGAGATCTTCCTGTTCACCCTTCCCCTTGTCGTAAGCGCCCGTGCTGGCGCCCACCCCTCGAAAGTTAAACAACAGGGTGGCGAGTCCCGCCGCTCCAAAACCGGCGGCCAGGGCCTCCACCACGTTGTTGTCCATGCTTCCGCCGTAGGCGGGATGAGGGTGCGCTACCACGGCGCCCCGATCCACCTGTCCGGGCGTCCACAGGCTTTCCAATCCAACAGGGCCGCTCTGGATGACTATACGCTCCGGCGGCATTCTCGGGGTCCTCTTCCGCAGGCGTTCAGCGGGTGTTTGTGTAATCCGCTTCCAGCGGGATACTAAAGGCTACCTCGAAGGGCTACCCCTTTTGAACATGGGCGGCGCCCGCTTCTAAAGCAGCGCGGTTAATGTCC of the Deltaproteobacteria bacterium genome contains:
- the xth gene encoding exodeoxyribonuclease III, giving the protein MSWRIATFNANSIRTRLHVVLNWLQKHRPDALCLQETKVQDPDFPVDAFRETGYQIVYHGQKSYNGVALATLRPPDDVRIGFDDGEGETEARILTARVDGIFIVNTYVPQGREPDTEFFQAKIRFFERLKRFFQRNFTLDSLLAWAGDFNVAPEPTDVFDPDRLRGHVGFHPDEHRALGQVKDWGFTDVFRKHNPDPKQYTFWDYRLPKSFERNLGWRLDHIWTSRALTDRSVGAWIDREPRGSEKPSDHTFLIADFDLERRTS
- a CDS encoding sodium:solute symporter family protein, with amino-acid sequence MEVRIIVISVYFISVLAIGFVARTRWKATPEEYFLAGRGLGSFVFLGTMAATNFSAFTVFGASGAGYRDGYAFFPIVGFGTGFMALTFWLIGKRIWQVGKVRGIVSPAELVASLYNSRPLSVLFALVMVVFTIPYLALQPMAGGYALSELFGMPHALGATIITLAIVLYTFRGGMKAVAWTDVFQGLFMVIMMVAALLLVAQHFGGFSVANQAIREGWPELLSRPGGEGRFGASLWFSFLMLWFFCDPMFPQLLQRFFSARNPTAIRRTMMFYPFICTLVFFLPVTLGVLGHLSFPGLTGKETDRILPLMMSRIGGDFMGALIISAGLAALMSTMDSQLLTLSAIFTRDIYPLFGGREGHSSMPGRLFVLALASVGLWLAIRPWSTIIQIATQTFTGLAVLFPTVLFGLYSERPKAAAAFISILVGEILVALYYFKLIPSGDFLPAVPIIAVTFLTYAAVAFLPSIGRMALALPDRRTIGFSIAFAGLFVLSIDWWQWDSSKSTLGGFPSWMGYFVLLSGVQTLLMRWWVGKTETA
- a CDS encoding TIGR04076 family protein; translation: MRSLKVTIKEIRGMCSVYEIGDEFLIDRGYVLRTERDLPICMHSLSALMPFYVALSKGVLAENLGLAAEGVPEVALVHCPDPCKSPRGGTVLMEIRPL
- a CDS encoding alpha/beta hydrolase; its protein translation is MPPERIVIQSGPVGLESLWTPGQVDRGAVVAHPHPAYGGSMDNNVVEALAAGFGAAGLATLLFNFRGVGASTGAYDKGKGEQEDLMAAFRYLETRGLSGNILSGYSFGAWVAERTLSRLHPSCILVVSPPLAYWDFSGLLQAEAPVYVIGSDGDPFCPLERLEPFLQSLPTLADAEILKGTDHFYSGRETLIEDTVRRWFAEPQGND
- a CDS encoding cache domain-containing protein; amino-acid sequence: MRWARTGLGILLILCFASACSRPPSKEAIEFQNRVISDLGELVPPLVQVLPTKSTDSVSKLLVGFFNANPNRAKLFAGFIVFDDEGRVISAYSPFEDATQVNGQDFSSYEEVKRTLKKHDTTTMVLYYLSNGRRMTLPAVNLPLKKGGAFEGILSAFFLKSALDEEYRISLEDFRRLKFSDLRAG